In the Helianthus annuus cultivar XRQ/B chromosome 11, HanXRQr2.0-SUNRISE, whole genome shotgun sequence genome, one interval contains:
- the LOC110891391 gene encoding U-box domain-containing protein 25 — protein sequence MKTHQHKLKQPPRPLFSCGFFRYCTQSVLSPTNATPPALPLSDPPLPPPPLPPPQPPSESSSSSNTSQSFTQWRFSHTPITTDLITNLSVDDTALRHQSPPRTAAPPPPPVIISDLQELFHVAELQLSTGEESDKIKAIYMLQHSLVNARSAVDGGACGDAPVTCPPAVMRRVLSCLKDKEVAKPATKVLLALCLGECNRRVAVEEGAVGKVVEALVDLDGGAVAERALAALELLCTVAEGAAELRAHALVGPMMVEVMRRMETTRGRENAIGILAVIYGGAGGDAVGFAPQEEVARVVMLAMQGDCSARGRRKGAQLLKMLQENERLDLSQEVG from the coding sequence ATGAAAACTCACCAGCATAAGCTGAAGCAACCGCCACGACCGCTTTTTTCGTGCGGTTTCTTTCGCTACTGCACGCAATCAGTGCTCAGCCCCACCAACGCCACCCCACCGGCTCTCCCACTTTCCGACCCGCCGCTGCCGCCGCCACCGTTGCCGCCACCGCAACCGCCCTCGGAATCATCTTCTTCTTCCAATACTTCACAAAGCTTTACTCAATGGAGATTCTCCCACACTCCCATCACAACGGATTTGATAACAAATTTGTCGGTGGACGATACGGCGTTACGCCACCAGTCGCCGCCGCGTACGGCGGCGCCGCCACCACCGCCGGTTATTATCTCTGACCTTCAAGAGCTTTTCCACGTGGCAGAGCTCCAGCTCAGCACAGGTGAAGAAAGTGATAAAATTAAGGCGATTTACATGCTTCAACACTCTTTGGTTAACGCACGCTCCGCCGTGGACGGCGGCGCGTGTGGTGACGCGCCGGTGACATGCCCGCCGGCGGTGATGAGGAGGGTGTTGAGTTGTTTGAAGGACAAAGAAGTGGCAAAACCAGCAACAAAAGTTTTATTAGCACTTTGTTTAGGGGAGTGTAACCGGCGCGTGGCGGTGGAGGAAGGGGCGGTGGGGAAGGTGGTGGAGGCGTTGGTGGATTTGGACGGTGGTGCGGTGGCGGAGAGGGCGTTGGCGGCGTTGGAATTGCTTTGTACGGTAGCGGAGGGGGCGGCGGAGCTTCGGGCCCACGCGCTAGTGGGGCCCATGATGGTGGAGGTGATGAGGAGGATGGAGACCACTAGGGGGAGAGAGAATGCAATTGGGATATTGGCGGTGATTTACGGTGGTGCCGGTGGCGATGCGGTCGGGTTCGCACCGCAGGAGGAGGTGGCGCGTGTGGTGATGTTGGCTATGCAAGGTGATTGTAGTGCTAGAGGGAGGAGAAAAGGGGCCCAATTGTTGAAGATGTTGCAAGAGAATGAACGGTTGGATTTGAGTCAAGAGGTTGGATGA